One window of the Acinonyx jubatus isolate Ajub_Pintada_27869175 chromosome A2, VMU_Ajub_asm_v1.0, whole genome shotgun sequence genome contains the following:
- the LOC106987058 gene encoding IQ domain-containing protein F3 isoform X7 codes for MGGKCCKSGPDKDALETEKLKRLCQKRHRARIKAAEKIQAWWRGTLVRRTLLVAALRAWMIQLWWRTLLWRRVLKQRRDLLKIYVIQEEAAVKLQSWVRMWQCHRRYCRICNAVCILQAPKSYFAFQTSDILQAQYEVTPNQPEFHIEILSV; via the exons ATGGGCGGTAAATGCTGT AAGTCTGGTCCAGATAAGGATGCACTAGAGACTGAGAAGCTGAAG AGGCTTTGTCAGAAACGCCACAGAGCAAGAATCAAGGCAGCTGAGAAGATCCAGGCCTGGTGGCGTGGCACCCTGGTACGTCGCACCCTGCTGGTGGCAGCCCTCAGGGCCTGGATGATTCAGCTCTGGTGGAGAACACTTTTGTGGAGGCGGGTTCTTAAGCAGCGGCGGGACCTGTTGAAGATCTATGTAATCCAGGAGGAGGCGGCAGTCAAGCTCCAGTCCTGGGTTCGCATGTGGCAGTGCCATCGACGTTACTGCCGAATATGCAATGCTGTCTGCATCCTTCAGGCCCCAAAGAGCTATTTTGCCTTCCAGACCAGTGATATTCTACAGGCACAATATGAAGTCACTCCCA